Proteins from a single region of Procambarus clarkii isolate CNS0578487 chromosome 62, FALCON_Pclarkii_2.0, whole genome shotgun sequence:
- the LOC138354234 gene encoding uncharacterized protein, with protein sequence MCFNCQHFGHVAKHCQSSGTCAFCAVNHLTKECPNKDHALGTDETSSSATKHRCSRCLREGVTAWHKDCVKRPPPHSTVGQPSTTPVNPSTRGGPTTTPTRPPTRDDPTTVPDTNSLTTFPRLPGKPDASLQMEVLKLPARMSKIEITVNKLQETLTKIENGLNSIYAKINMDDLRQCSSDHLASPRSEVNVQVSSEMPTSNVSVDPSQASIDPPAVL encoded by the coding sequence ATGTGTTTTAACTGTCAACACTTTGGTCACGTAGCCAAGCACTGTCAATCTTCAGGCACCTGTGCCTTCTGTGCAGTCAATCATCTCACTAAAGAATGCCCCAATAAAGACCACGCCCTTGGGACCGATGAGACCTCATCCTCAGCCACCAAGCACAGATGTTCCAGGTGCTTGCGTGAGGGTGTGACCGCCTGGCACAAGGACTGTGTGAAGCGGCCTCCCCCGCACAGCACAGTggggcaaccctccaccaccccagtcaACCCATCCACCCGGGGTGGCCCCACCACTACACCTACCCGCCCCCCCACCCGGGATGACCCCACCACCGTTCCTGACACCAACAGCCTGACAACCTTCCCTCGCCTACCTGGGAAGCCTGACGCCAGCCTGCAgatggaggtgttaaaacttccaGCTCGCATGAGTAAAATAGAAATTACCGTCAATAAGCTCCAAGAAACACTCACGAAGATTGAAAATGGTCTCAACAGCATTTATGCTAAGATCAACATGGACGACCTGAGACAGTGTTCAAGCGATCATCTCGCCAGCCCGAGGAGTGAAGTGAACGTCCAAGTCTCTAGTGAAATGCCTACCAGTAAtgtaagtgttgacccgtctcaagcaagtattgacccccctgcagtgctgtaa